One Arcobacter sp. FWKO B genomic window, ATCTTTAAAAAGTTCATTTCCACTTTCTATAAAACCAACCCAAACTACTAAAGCACCTAATACTATCTCTACTACAGCAATAGAAACTTTTAGATACCTTGCAAAAATGGGTGCGATAAGAATCAATAATACTATTTGTGATAAAAATGCTAAGTTTTCCATATAAACCTTTTGTATTTAAAGGATGATATTCTAGCTAAAATCCTCTTAAATGGCAATTTTAAGGTAAAAGTAAAATGAATTAGTCAAATTTTCTAGCTACTATGAAAGGATTTATTTTTAAATTTAATCCAGTTTATTGATTTTTGGTATGGTGATTATAAATAAAGCACCTTTACCATCTTCATCTTCAATATTAGAAACTGTAAGTGTTCCATTAAAATGGTTTTGTACAATTTGATTACTCATATAAAGTCCAAGTCCTGTACCTTGACTTTGATGTTTAGTCGTAAAATATGGGTCAAAAATTTTATCTTTTATATTATCTAAGACTCCACCAGCATTGTCTTTTATGCTAATATAAATATTTAAATTGTCTTCATATAAAGAGATAGTAACTATCTTTGTAGTGATATTATTTTGTAATAAAGCATCTTTTGCATTGGATAAAAGATTTAATAACACTTGTGATAAAAGGCTGTCACTTCCAAAATAAGAAACTTTTTCATCCATATCAAACTTAACATTGATAAAATGATTTTCATAAGAAGCTTTTACAATACTAAGAGTATCATTTATAGCTTCAGAAACTAAAAATTCTCTTTTTGAAATATCTTTTTTGAAAAAATTTCTAAAATTCTCTATAGTTGTTGATAAAAACTGTGCATTCTTCATTATAGAGTCATTGGCTTCTTTGATATCTGTTTCACCAAGTATTTTATACTCTTCTTTTAATTTAAGCCCACTTATTACAGCTGTTATAGCACTTAATGGTTGTCTCCATTGGTGTGCTATATTCCCAATCATTTCTCCTATTGCTGCAAGTCTTGTTTGTTGTTGAAGTAAAATATCCTTTTGTCTATTTTTTTCCACCTCTTCAAGTACCCTATTTTCAAGATTTAAATTTAGCTCATTTAACTCTTTTGTCTTAAGTGCCACTTCTTGTTCTAAAGATTTTTCATACTCTTTTATAGAAGTGATATCCATATGAGTTCCTACCATTTTAAGCGAGTTTCCTTGTTCATCACTTAATACAGTTTTACCTCTACTTTCAATCCAAATCCAAGAGCCATCAACTTTTTTGAGTCTAAATTCTATCGTATAATGATTTCCACTTTTTAGCTGTGATTGTATACTTGCATGAGACTTTTCTACATCATCAGGGTATTGTAAAGATTTCCAAACATCATAAGTAACTTCAAATGCATTATGCTTATATCCTAATAATTCATAACAGTTTTTATCCCAAATAGCTTTGCCAGATAAAATATCCCATTCCCAAATTCCTATATTTACAGCTTCTAAAGTAATTTCAAGTTTTTCTTTCGCTTCAAGTATAGCTTGTTCTTGTAGTTTTTTGGTAGTTATATCTACTACATAACACCCTAATCCTAACTCTTTTTCATTTATTTTTACTGGAAACTTATGAGTTTCAAATATCTTATCGCCTATTTGCTCTTGAGAAACTGCTAGACGATGATGTCGTATCACCATTTCATCACTAGTAGCACAACTCTTAGCACTCTCCTCATCCATCAAATCATAATCATTTTTACCCAATAATTGTTCTTTACTTAATCCAAAAAAATCTTCTAATGCTTTATTGGTCATAATATATTTTAATTTAGAATCTTTTATAAATACCAATTCTTGCATAGCATCCAGTAAAGAACTGTATCGTTGTTCACTCTCTTCAAGTTCAATTCGTTCATGTTTTATAGTTTGTATCATATTATTCATAGTAGATACAAGTACTTGTATCTCTTTTGAACCATACTTTGGTATCTCTTTTTTTGGAATACCATCATTATCTACATCTTGAATAACATTAATAATGTTTGATAATGGCTTTATAACTAAAAAATCAATAGTTAAAATAAGTATTACAATAAGTACTAATGAAATTACAATTGAATTAATAATATTAGATATAATGATATTTTCTAGCTCTTTTTTCATATAATAATCTGTATTATAAATTGTTATTTTACCTATTAAATCACCAGATAATGAATAAATCATAGAACTATTTGTATAAAAACATTCTTCTAAACTCTTATTATATATTATGTTGTTTAAATCATAATCAACAACACTCTTTGTATTATTATCTCTTATTTTGCCTGTTATGTATGCACTCTCACCCAAAATCTTACCCATATTATAATCTTCTATAACTATTGATAAAATATCTTTACGATCCATTTCATTTACAATTAAAATCTCATAAGAACTTGGGGAATAAGACTCTATATAGTTTACTACATTTTTTTTGAGTGATGTCATAGTAAGTGCTGATGAATATTTCATCTCATCAAATATCTTATTTTTTGTTTGAGTATATGAATAAGAAGCATATGCAGATATAATTATAGCAACTACAACAACTATATTTACAGCGATTATTGTATATATTGTATATAAAGAGTATTTATTTTTCAATACCAAGTACATTTTTCCTTATTATTGGTAACATTTCTTCAATATTTTCACTAGAGACTGCAAGAATTGGAAGCTGGATATTTTTTTGTACTTCTTTTCCATTAAGATGTAAATCCATCACTTTAACTGATTCTTGACCCATTAAATAAGGTTGTTGCATAGCTGATCCTACAAGTATGCCTTTTGGAATCAAGTCCAAAAACTCTAGTTCCGCATCAAATGTAATAAGTAGTATTTCATTCTTTTTACCACTATCTTTTATAGCATCCAATGCACCTTTGTATTTGTCAGAACCTTGTAACCATATTGCTTTTAAATCTGGATAATTATTTATTAACTCTTTGGAGTATTCATAAGTCTCTTCATATGAAAATGTAACTTGTTGTTTTATATCAGCACTTTTAATACCAGCTTCATCTAAAGCTTTCATAAATCCAGCAGTTCTAGCTTTGCCATTTGCTCTTTGTTGAGGAATTGCAATAATACCTACTTTTCCATCTTGCAAGTTTTTATTTATCATAGCTTTAGTAAGAACTTTGCCTATATCATAAGCTCCTTCTAGGTTATTGGATGAAATATAAGATACATATTCCCCACCATCTGTTCCAATATCAGAGATGACAACAGGGATACTTGCATTTTTAGCAAGTCTTAAAATAGTAACACAAGCTAATGAGTTAGTTGGCGATACTATAATCCCATCTACTTTATTTTTAAGTGCCTTTACAGTATTTTCAATCTCTGTTTTTGAATCATTATTTGAGCTATATATTGCTACTTCATACCCCAATGACTCTGCACTACTTTTAACACCACTTGACATAATCTGCCAAAATGGAATACTCATATCAGAAACTATGTAGGCAA contains:
- a CDS encoding sensor histidine kinase, with the translated sequence MKNKYSLYTIYTIIAVNIVVVVAIIISAYASYSYTQTKNKIFDEMKYSSALTMTSLKKNVVNYIESYSPSSYEILIVNEMDRKDILSIVIEDYNMGKILGESAYITGKIRDNNTKSVVDYDLNNIIYNKSLEECFYTNSSMIYSLSGDLIGKITIYNTDYYMKKELENIIISNIINSIVISLVLIVILILTIDFLVIKPLSNIINVIQDVDNDGIPKKEIPKYGSKEIQVLVSTMNNMIQTIKHERIELEESEQRYSSLLDAMQELVFIKDSKLKYIMTNKALEDFFGLSKEQLLGKNDYDLMDEESAKSCATSDEMVIRHHRLAVSQEQIGDKIFETHKFPVKINEKELGLGCYVVDITTKKLQEQAILEAKEKLEITLEAVNIGIWEWDILSGKAIWDKNCYELLGYKHNAFEVTYDVWKSLQYPDDVEKSHASIQSQLKSGNHYTIEFRLKKVDGSWIWIESRGKTVLSDEQGNSLKMVGTHMDITSIKEYEKSLEQEVALKTKELNELNLNLENRVLEEVEKNRQKDILLQQQTRLAAIGEMIGNIAHQWRQPLSAITAVISGLKLKEEYKILGETDIKEANDSIMKNAQFLSTTIENFRNFFKKDISKREFLVSEAINDTLSIVKASYENHFINVKFDMDEKVSYFGSDSLLSQVLLNLLSNAKDALLQNNITTKIVTISLYEDNLNIYISIKDNAGGVLDNIKDKIFDPYFTTKHQSQGTGLGLYMSNQIVQNHFNGTLTVSNIEDEDGKGALFIITIPKINKLD
- a CDS encoding substrate-binding domain-containing protein, producing the protein MKFLRVLFGLLLLMTALLSNENLNKKQLAYIVSDMSIPFWQIMSSGVKSSAESLGYEVAIYSSNNDSKTEIENTVKALKNKVDGIIVSPTNSLACVTILRLAKNASIPVVISDIGTDGGEYVSYISSNNLEGAYDIGKVLTKAMINKNLQDGKVGIIAIPQQRANGKARTAGFMKALDEAGIKSADIKQQVTFSYEETYEYSKELINNYPDLKAIWLQGSDKYKGALDAIKDSGKKNEILLITFDAELEFLDLIPKGILVGSAMQQPYLMGQESVKVMDLHLNGKEVQKNIQLPILAVSSENIEEMLPIIRKNVLGIEK